One genomic segment of Manis pentadactyla isolate mManPen7 chromosome 1, mManPen7.hap1, whole genome shotgun sequence includes these proteins:
- the NKX2-6 gene encoding homeobox protein Nkx-2.6, with the protein MLLNPVTTTPFSVNDILRLEREQSGPEALKLRGARRSPENSQYWRLVPEPRSEVHNSDGGGRGQRDRTQDLGPPGDPGETVAEIHAELVGMPRPGRSAASPLGGGTRVPERDEGHGGDGAEQRRERQRRKPRVLFSQAQVGALERRFKQQRYLSAPEREHMAGALQLTPTQVKIWFQNRRYKCKRQRQDKSLELAGRPLTPRRVAVPVLVRDGRPCLRPGAAAFPDPYGAAAALFSSYGGCAGAPFSAGYCAGYAVAPPAPAPPAPLVGACFGAGGSSASPQSHLPATLRGVRAW; encoded by the exons ATGCTGCTGAACCCTGTCACCACCACTCCCTTCTCGGTCAATGACATCCTCAGGCTGGAGCGCGAGCAGAGTGGCCCTGAGGCCTTGAAACTCCGGGGAGCACGGAGAAGCCCGGAAAACTCTCAGTACTGGCGACTGGTCCCAGAACCTAGGTCAGAGGTTCACAACTCCGATGGCGGAGGCCGCGGCCAAAGGGACAGAACGCAGGACTTGGGGCCTCCTGGGGATCCCGGTGAGACGGTCGCAGAGATTCACGCGGAACTGGTCGGAATGCCAA GGCCCGGCCGCAGCGCAGCCTCGCCCCTCGGCGGCGGGACCCGGGTGCCGGAGCGCGACGAAGGCCACGGCGGGGACGGCGCCGAGCAGCGGCGGGAGCGGCAGCGGCGGAAGCCTCGCGTGCTCTTTTCGCAGGCGCAGGTGGGGGCTCTGGAGCGTCGTTTCAAGCAGCAGCGGTACCTGTCGGCGCCGGAGCGCGAGCACATGGCCGGCGCACTGCAGCTCACGCCCACGCAGGTCAAGATTTGGTTCCAAAACCGGCGCTACAAGTGCAAGAGGCAGCGCCAGGACAAGTCCCTGGAACTGGCGGGCCGCCCGCTAACGCCGCGccgcgtggcggtgcccgtgctGGTGCGAGACGGCAGGCCCTGCCTGCGCCCCGGCGCGGCGGCTTTTCCCGACCCCTACGGCGCGGCCGCAGCGCTCTTCTCCTCCTACGGGGGCTGTGCGGGCGCCCCCTTCAGCGCGGGCTACTGCGCGGGCTACGCCGTCGCGCCCCCGGCGCCTGCGCCACCTGCACCCCTGGTCGGTGCGTGCTTCGGCGCGGGTGGCTCGAGCGCCAGCCCGCAGAGCCATCTGCCGGCCACGCTGCGGGGTGTGCGGGCCTGGTGA